The following coding sequences are from one Streptomyces sp. NBC_01485 window:
- a CDS encoding copper amine oxidase, which translates to MRVNSITRARKGAVVGLSVAALAAGVTAGAGPAAARPKAAPAAPAAAADCSAAYRIEQKLSTGTTWRMCWRFEAKSGLVLEKVSYQPPGEAKPIRVLNSAKIAQIHVPYDDGKNEYNDITDYNFGSGLVNMTPAECPGGTIRSVKVPDPFDAGSPNVKGLCTTTRARGHAYRMQSDTGNKVFQAQGKDLLVYTVNQVGWYEYITEWRFSDDGAINMNVGATGSLSPFDYDAGDGRGWPIGKGAKAYATSHNHNVFWRLDFGLDGSSNSKVEQYDSVVSPPAGAQQGPTNKTTRTAVTKELAGDAQNMRWWRVVSATGKNKDGHARSYELVPGATTKYPGRSFTRHDVYFTQYNKCEQYASNNVRICGSPLHGTSVDKWVDGQTLTHPVAWVNVGFHHITRDEDQQPMPVHWQGFSLAPRDVTAMNPLTPPALAGQNGQPNNGS; encoded by the coding sequence ATGCGCGTCAACAGCATCACCCGTGCCCGCAAAGGGGCGGTCGTCGGTCTCTCCGTAGCCGCGCTGGCCGCCGGGGTGACCGCCGGAGCCGGTCCGGCCGCCGCCCGGCCGAAGGCCGCCCCCGCGGCCCCCGCGGCGGCCGCCGACTGCAGCGCCGCCTACCGCATCGAACAGAAGCTCTCCACCGGCACGACCTGGCGCATGTGCTGGCGCTTCGAGGCCAAGTCGGGGCTCGTCCTGGAGAAGGTCTCCTACCAGCCGCCCGGCGAGGCCAAGCCGATCAGGGTCCTCAACAGCGCCAAGATCGCCCAGATCCACGTGCCGTACGACGACGGCAAGAACGAGTACAACGACATCACCGACTACAACTTCGGCTCGGGCCTGGTCAATATGACACCCGCCGAGTGCCCCGGCGGCACCATCAGGTCGGTGAAGGTCCCCGACCCGTTCGACGCCGGGAGCCCGAACGTCAAGGGCCTGTGCACCACGACCCGCGCGCGGGGCCACGCCTACCGCATGCAGTCCGACACGGGCAACAAGGTCTTCCAGGCCCAGGGCAAGGATCTGCTCGTCTACACCGTCAACCAGGTCGGCTGGTACGAGTACATCACCGAGTGGCGCTTCTCCGACGACGGCGCCATCAACATGAACGTCGGCGCCACCGGCAGCCTCTCGCCCTTCGACTACGACGCCGGGGACGGCCGCGGCTGGCCCATAGGCAAGGGCGCCAAGGCCTACGCCACCAGCCACAACCACAACGTCTTCTGGCGGCTCGACTTCGGCCTCGACGGCTCCTCCAACTCAAAGGTGGAGCAGTACGACTCGGTCGTCAGCCCGCCCGCCGGCGCACAGCAGGGCCCGACCAACAAGACCACCCGCACCGCCGTCACCAAGGAACTCGCGGGCGACGCACAGAACATGCGCTGGTGGCGGGTGGTCAGCGCGACCGGCAAGAACAAGGACGGCCACGCGCGCTCCTACGAGCTCGTCCCCGGCGCCACCACCAAGTACCCCGGGCGCTCCTTCACCCGGCACGACGTCTACTTCACGCAGTACAACAAGTGCGAGCAGTACGCCAGCAACAACGTGCGCATCTGCGGCAGTCCGCTGCACGGCACCTCCGTCGACAAGTGGGTCGACGGCCAGACCCTCACCCACCCCGTGGCCTGGGTGAACGTGGGCTTCCACCACATCACCCGCGACGAGGACCAGCAGCCCATGCCGGTCCACTGGCAGGGCTTCTCCCTCGCCCCCAGGGACGTCACCGCTATGAATCCGCTCACTCCGCCCGCCCTCGCGGGACAGAACGGACAACCGAACAACGGTAGTTGA
- the treY gene encoding malto-oligosyltrehalose synthase: MTSERRDASVPVPPTATYRLQLQPEFPFKAAAAAVPYLASLGVSHLHLSPVLEAVPGSPHGYDVVDPTRVRAELGGEEGLRALARTAREHGLGLVVDIVPNHMAMAPRHNRALWEVLREGPKSPYARWFDIDWEARGGQMLLPVLGGPVGTELEQLRVDGDVLRYHDHAFPLREGTAHLPLPGLLDAQWYRPVWWRLARTELNYRRFFSISELIGVRVEDPEVFEATHGTILRLLHEGVVDGLRVDHPDGLADPDAYLERLHEASGGRWTVVEKILADGERLPETWPVAGTTGYDALRRVDGLFTDPAGAGELLARYRRFAAPQPDRGGDWAATVRRAAYGVLRHELAAETDRLTRLASRVCAASADPTLRDRAPWALRTALEELLVRLEVYRPYTSGDPAAVVTEEAAEQARQAFAVPEEAGAVDVVRGLVLGGEGPAGAEFRARFAQTSSALRAKAVEDTAFYRYVPLLSANEVGGAPGRPGVSPDGFHAYCARVQRDWPATGTVVSTHDTKRSADVRAALAVLTECPRRWTDVLEQVPHAEEAAADRATDGQVAWAAWQTVFGLGPAAPEHVRERVQETLLKHAREAGMYTSWTEQEPSYEEAVAAFVAAGPCGAPGERVAALRAALEPYVRANVLGTALVHLTMPGVPDVYQGTESECRALVDPDNRRPARFPPEDPGVKGAVTAAALRLRRRRPDVFGDSATYEPLPAEGAAADHCLAFARSGRVVTAVTRLSLRLAEAGGWHETRLALPPGRWVDVLAAEQGSTREFTGHARVAELFERLPVALLERAGDLRP; the protein is encoded by the coding sequence ATGACCTCTGAGCGACGTGACGCCTCCGTTCCCGTGCCGCCCACGGCGACCTACCGGCTGCAGTTGCAGCCCGAGTTCCCGTTCAAGGCCGCGGCGGCGGCCGTGCCGTACCTGGCCTCGCTCGGCGTCTCGCACCTGCACCTGTCCCCCGTCCTGGAGGCCGTGCCCGGTTCCCCGCACGGGTACGACGTCGTGGACCCCACGCGCGTGCGTGCGGAGCTCGGCGGCGAGGAGGGGCTGCGGGCGCTGGCGCGCACCGCGCGGGAGCACGGGCTCGGGCTGGTCGTGGACATCGTGCCGAACCACATGGCGATGGCCCCGCGCCACAACCGCGCCCTGTGGGAGGTGCTGCGCGAGGGCCCGAAGTCGCCGTACGCGCGCTGGTTCGACATCGACTGGGAGGCGCGGGGCGGGCAGATGCTGCTCCCGGTGCTCGGCGGTCCCGTCGGCACGGAGCTGGAGCAGCTCCGGGTGGACGGCGACGTGCTGCGCTACCACGACCACGCCTTCCCCCTCCGCGAGGGCACCGCGCACCTGCCGCTGCCGGGGCTGCTGGACGCCCAGTGGTACCGGCCGGTGTGGTGGCGGCTGGCCCGCACCGAGCTGAACTACCGGCGCTTCTTCAGCATCTCGGAGCTCATCGGGGTGCGGGTGGAGGACCCGGAGGTGTTCGAGGCCACCCACGGCACGATCCTGCGGCTGCTGCACGAGGGCGTGGTCGACGGGCTGCGCGTCGACCACCCCGACGGCCTCGCCGACCCCGACGCCTACCTGGAGCGGCTGCACGAGGCGAGCGGCGGCCGCTGGACGGTCGTCGAGAAGATCCTGGCCGACGGGGAGCGGCTGCCGGAGACCTGGCCCGTCGCCGGCACCACCGGCTACGACGCCCTGCGCCGCGTCGACGGCCTCTTCACCGACCCCGCGGGGGCCGGGGAGCTCCTGGCCCGCTACCGGCGCTTCGCGGCCCCCCAGCCGGACCGGGGCGGCGACTGGGCGGCGACTGTGCGGCGGGCGGCGTACGGGGTGCTCCGCCACGAACTGGCGGCCGAGACGGACCGGCTGACCCGGCTGGCGTCCCGGGTGTGCGCCGCGTCGGCCGACCCGACGCTGCGGGACCGGGCGCCCTGGGCGCTGCGCACGGCTCTGGAGGAGCTGCTCGTCCGTCTGGAGGTGTACCGGCCGTACACCTCGGGCGACCCGGCGGCCGTCGTCACCGAGGAGGCGGCCGAACAGGCGCGGCAGGCGTTCGCCGTGCCGGAGGAGGCGGGCGCGGTCGACGTGGTGCGGGGCCTGGTGCTGGGCGGGGAGGGTCCGGCGGGGGCGGAGTTCCGGGCGCGGTTCGCGCAGACGTCGTCCGCGCTGCGGGCCAAGGCGGTGGAGGACACGGCGTTCTACCGGTACGTGCCGCTGCTGTCGGCGAACGAGGTGGGCGGCGCCCCCGGCCGCCCGGGCGTGTCCCCCGACGGCTTCCACGCGTACTGCGCGCGCGTGCAGCGCGACTGGCCGGCCACCGGGACGGTCGTGTCGACGCACGACACCAAGCGCAGCGCCGACGTACGCGCCGCCCTCGCCGTGCTCACCGAGTGCCCGCGGCGCTGGACGGACGTCCTGGAACAGGTCCCCCACGCGGAGGAGGCCGCGGCGGACCGCGCGACGGACGGGCAGGTGGCGTGGGCGGCCTGGCAGACGGTGTTCGGGCTGGGCCCGGCGGCCCCGGAGCACGTCCGGGAGCGCGTCCAGGAGACGCTGTTGAAGCACGCGCGCGAGGCGGGAATGTACACGAGCTGGACGGAGCAGGAGCCGTCGTACGAGGAGGCGGTGGCCGCGTTCGTGGCGGCGGGTCCGTGCGGGGCGCCGGGCGAGCGGGTGGCCGCGCTGCGCGCCGCCCTGGAGCCGTACGTCCGGGCGAACGTGCTCGGCACGGCGCTGGTGCATCTGACGATGCCGGGGGTGCCGGACGTCTACCAGGGCACGGAGAGCGAGTGCCGGGCACTGGTGGACCCCGACAACCGGCGCCCGGCGCGGTTCCCGCCGGAGGATCCCGGCGTCAAGGGCGCGGTGACGGCGGCGGCGCTGCGGCTGCGCCGACGGCGACCGGACGTCTTCGGGGACTCGGCGACGTACGAGCCGCTGCCCGCCGAGGGAGCGGCCGCCGACCACTGTCTGGCGTTCGCCCGCTCCGGGCGGGTCGTCACGGCCGTGACCCGGCTGTCGCTGCGGCTGGCGGAGGCGGGCGGCTGGCACGAGACCCGGCTGGCGCTGCCGCCGGGCAGGTGGGTCGACGTCCTGGCCGCGGAGCAGGGGTCCACACGGGAGTTCACGGGGCACGCGCGCGTGGCGGAACTCTTCGAACGGCTGCCGGTGGCGCTGCTGGAGCGCGCCGGTGATCTTCGGCCGTGA
- a CDS encoding Tat pathway signal sequence domain protein, with amino-acid sequence MRTTVRRHLGKVVAGTAIAVAATALMVGITLPGTAGADDTGGGKGSGKAGQSTGQAAGQQQGDPAAAVQPGVVQEAPAEGAKGRGRDPLTDDEIARVEKIALNRQQLGAGKDVEGDRGPQRLGVDLAEPEADEVDDPGAPRRAEVSFYDYKDDTLLTKTVNLGTGKVEATGTEHGVQPPLSAAEQTEAARLLIADPLGAGLKADFKDATGKELTSPDQLRLASMVYRAVPGAEPAALDKCGEHRCVRLLPKVKNGPWIDARSLVVDLSTRKVARLAG; translated from the coding sequence GTGCGCACGACAGTGCGCCGCCATCTGGGCAAGGTGGTGGCGGGAACGGCCATCGCGGTGGCGGCGACGGCCCTGATGGTCGGGATCACCCTGCCGGGCACGGCGGGGGCGGACGACACGGGCGGCGGCAAGGGAAGCGGCAAGGCCGGGCAGAGCACCGGGCAGGCGGCCGGACAGCAGCAGGGCGACCCGGCCGCGGCCGTACAGCCCGGCGTCGTCCAGGAGGCGCCCGCCGAGGGCGCGAAGGGGCGGGGCCGAGACCCGCTGACCGACGACGAGATCGCGCGCGTCGAGAAGATAGCGCTCAACCGGCAGCAGCTCGGCGCCGGTAAGGACGTGGAAGGCGACCGCGGCCCGCAGCGCCTCGGCGTGGACCTCGCCGAGCCGGAGGCCGACGAGGTGGACGACCCCGGCGCGCCGCGCCGCGCGGAGGTGTCGTTCTACGACTACAAGGACGACACGCTCCTCACGAAGACGGTCAACCTCGGCACCGGCAAGGTCGAGGCCACCGGTACCGAGCACGGCGTCCAGCCGCCGCTGAGCGCCGCCGAGCAGACCGAGGCGGCCCGGCTGCTGATCGCCGACCCGCTGGGCGCGGGCCTGAAGGCCGACTTCAAGGACGCCACCGGCAAGGAGCTCACCTCCCCGGACCAGCTGCGGCTCGCCAGCATGGTGTACCGGGCGGTGCCGGGCGCCGAGCCCGCCGCCCTCGACAAGTGCGGCGAACACCGCTGCGTACGGCTGCTGCCGAAGGTGAAGAACGGCCCGTGGATCGACGCCCGGTCCCTGGTCGTCGACCTCAGCACCCGTAAGGTCGCCCGGCTCGCCGGCTGA
- the glgX gene encoding glycogen debranching protein GlgX, with product MQVWPGEAYPLGATYDGAGTNFAVFTEAADRVELCLLHDDGSETAVELRETDAFVRHAYVPGIMPGQRYGFRVHGPYDPGRGPRCNSAKLLLDPYAKAISGAIRWGEEVYGYHFDAPERRNDLDSAPHTMTSVVVNPYFDWGDDRRPRTEYHHTVIYEAHVKGLTMRHPGLPEELRGTYAALAHPAVIEHLTGLGVTALELMPVHQFVDDHRLSDMGLSNYWGYNTIGFFAPHNAYASWGDRGQQVLEFKSAVRALHEAGIEVILDVVYNHTAEGNHLGPTLSFRGIDNQSYYRLASDPRYYTDTTGTGNSLLMRSPHVLQMIMDSLRYWVLEMHVDGFRFDLAATLARQFHEVDRLSSFFDLVQQDPVVSQVKLIAEPWDVGEGGYQVGNFPPLWTEWNGKYRDTVRDVWRGEARAVGEFASRLTGSSDLYQDDGRRPLASINFVTCHDGFTLHDLVSYDAKRNQANGEDDRDGESHNRSWNCGAEGESDDPEVLRLRARQMRNFIATLMLSQGVPMLSHGDEFGRTQKGNNNAYCQDSELAWVRWPDGEEGDGEEPDSGGAAAGGGAAELLDFTRALVWLRKEHPVFRRRRFFHGRPVEGTHDELSDIAWFTPEGAEMTQRDWDRAQASALSVFLNGNAISEPGSRGERITDDSFLLMFNASAKTLEFVVPVDHGRQWQVVVDTANPAAVAQGAGPKVQAGARLTLVDRSMTVLQRPT from the coding sequence ATGCAGGTCTGGCCTGGAGAGGCGTATCCCCTCGGTGCCACATACGACGGCGCCGGCACGAACTTCGCGGTCTTCACGGAGGCCGCGGACCGAGTAGAGCTGTGTCTGCTGCACGACGACGGCTCGGAAACGGCGGTGGAACTGCGGGAGACCGACGCGTTCGTACGGCACGCGTACGTGCCGGGCATCATGCCGGGGCAGCGCTACGGCTTCCGGGTGCACGGCCCCTACGACCCCGGTCGCGGGCCGCGCTGCAACTCGGCGAAGCTGCTGCTCGACCCGTACGCGAAGGCGATCAGCGGAGCGATCCGGTGGGGCGAGGAGGTGTACGGCTACCACTTCGACGCCCCCGAGCGGCGCAACGACCTCGACTCGGCGCCGCACACGATGACGTCGGTCGTCGTCAACCCCTACTTCGACTGGGGCGACGACCGCCGGCCGCGCACCGAGTACCACCACACGGTGATCTACGAGGCGCATGTGAAGGGCCTGACGATGCGCCACCCGGGGCTCCCTGAGGAGCTGCGCGGCACCTACGCGGCCCTCGCGCACCCGGCGGTCATCGAGCATCTGACGGGGCTCGGGGTGACGGCCCTGGAGCTGATGCCGGTGCACCAGTTCGTCGACGACCACCGGCTGTCCGACATGGGCCTGAGCAACTACTGGGGCTACAACACGATCGGTTTCTTCGCCCCGCACAACGCGTACGCCTCCTGGGGCGACCGCGGGCAGCAGGTGCTGGAGTTCAAGTCGGCGGTGCGGGCGCTGCACGAGGCGGGCATCGAGGTCATCCTCGACGTCGTCTACAACCACACCGCCGAGGGCAACCACCTGGGGCCGACGCTGTCCTTCCGGGGCATCGACAACCAGTCGTACTACCGGCTGGCGAGCGACCCGCGCTACTACACGGACACCACGGGGACCGGGAACTCGCTGCTCATGCGGTCCCCGCACGTCCTCCAGATGATCATGGACTCGTTGCGGTACTGGGTCCTGGAGATGCACGTCGACGGGTTCCGTTTCGACCTCGCGGCGACGCTGGCGCGCCAGTTCCACGAGGTGGACCGGCTGTCGTCGTTCTTCGACCTGGTCCAGCAGGACCCGGTGGTGTCCCAGGTGAAGCTGATCGCGGAACCGTGGGACGTGGGCGAGGGCGGCTACCAGGTGGGGAACTTCCCTCCGCTGTGGACCGAGTGGAACGGCAAGTACCGCGACACCGTGCGGGACGTGTGGCGGGGCGAGGCGCGCGCGGTCGGCGAGTTCGCCTCCCGGCTGACCGGCTCCTCGGACCTCTACCAGGACGACGGCCGGCGCCCGCTGGCCTCCATCAACTTCGTGACCTGCCACGACGGGTTCACCCTGCACGACCTGGTCTCCTACGACGCCAAGCGCAACCAGGCCAACGGGGAGGACGACCGGGACGGCGAGAGCCACAACCGGTCGTGGAACTGCGGCGCGGAGGGCGAGAGCGACGACCCGGAGGTGCTGCGGCTGCGGGCCCGTCAGATGCGCAACTTCATCGCCACGCTGATGCTGTCCCAGGGCGTGCCCATGCTCAGCCATGGGGATGAGTTCGGGCGCACCCAGAAGGGCAACAACAACGCCTACTGCCAGGACAGCGAGCTGGCCTGGGTCCGGTGGCCCGACGGCGAGGAAGGCGACGGCGAGGAGCCCGACTCCGGGGGAGCCGCAGCCGGGGGAGGCGCGGCCGAGCTGCTGGACTTCACGCGCGCGTTGGTGTGGCTGCGCAAGGAGCACCCCGTCTTCCGGCGGCGCCGTTTCTTCCACGGCCGGCCCGTGGAGGGCACCCACGACGAGCTGTCGGACATCGCCTGGTTCACGCCCGAGGGCGCGGAGATGACACAGCGGGACTGGGACCGGGCGCAGGCGTCCGCGCTGTCGGTGTTCCTCAACGGCAACGCGATCTCCGAGCCGGGCTCGCGCGGCGAACGGATCACCGACGACTCCTTCCTGCTGATGTTCAACGCCTCCGCCAAGACCCTGGAGTTCGTGGTCCCGGTCGACCACGGCCGCCAGTGGCAGGTGGTCGTGGACACGGCGAACCCGGCGGCGGTGGCGCAGGGCGCGGGCCCGAAGGTGCAGGCCGGGGCCCGGCTGACGCTGGTGGACCGCAGCATGACGGTCCTGCAACGGCCGACCTGA
- a CDS encoding hemerythrin domain-containing protein: MVSLDADRHRTVARIQEELAALLAGITIADPERFRTELDAMARELNAHLDHEEKTVVPLLAHVPWPPARASERPPEPPPRRS, from the coding sequence GTGGTGTCGCTTGACGCCGACCGACACCGCACGGTCGCGCGCATCCAGGAAGAGCTGGCGGCCCTGCTGGCCGGCATCACCATCGCCGACCCCGAGCGCTTCCGTACGGAACTGGACGCGATGGCAAGGGAGTTGAACGCCCATCTCGACCACGAGGAGAAGACGGTCGTCCCCCTGTTGGCGCATGTCCCCTGGCCGCCGGCGCGCGCTTCCGAGCGCCCCCCGGAGCCTCCCCCCAGGCGTTCTTGA